The DNA region GGAACACACAGGTCGGGAGCCGAATAACAAAGACATAGCAGAGGTTGGCAGCTGTGGAAGTGGTCCGGAGCAACGCCAAGGCTTCTCCCGTCGGCGTGGCACAACAATGATTTGGGCGTCAAAGACATTTTTTGAGGCGGGTGGACTTCCAGAATAGGCATCAATAAACAGATTACACGACAGTCTGCCCGAGAGCTGCATGAAATACGGGCGGCTGAAGACAATGTTTTTTTTCAGTGCTCTGTTGCAACAGTGATGTATGCGCCAGGATGCCTTGTGAAACTGTGGCTATCAATGAATGGTAACGATCAATCTGCTGTCCCACCCAGCTATGATTACTTTGATGCCTGACCCAGGGTGTCAACACCGAGACCTGTGAACAGGTATCCATCGTCATGTGGTCGCGTTGGTAGTTTGTAACTGCTGTTATTTTCCTCGCAACATAGCTCGAACATTGAAAGTCAAGGGTTCCTGGAATACTCGAATTGTGATCCTGGAACAGAATGTTGGAGGAGTATTGGAGATTGCAGTTAGCAGCAAGAATGCTGACATCATGCCGACTGCAGGTCCGGACGCTAAAGCCTTTGACTGCTTTTCGCTTCTGAATCGTTGCAGATACTAAGGTACACCAGCCGGAACCCTACAGAGGCAATCCCCCACGACGAATTCATCAAGCATCAAGACTAATTAATAGAACCTGCGAATGCCTAATTAGAACAACAATCGCCACCTTTGACGCCCTCCATCTTTGGTACTGCTGTCCTCAAAAGAAGGCATAGGTGACAAAAGGTAAGGAATAGAAGAAACAATCACGCAATGCTTCCACCATCGTTGCTTACAATGAGCCTAAGGTACGGGGTAGTTTTGCCTCACCTTTCGAAGATCCGACCTCGCAAGTCTGTCCAAGATGAAAACTTTATTTGCTTTAGGAGTCAACATGCTTCGCTGAACAGACCAGGCAACCAAGCACATTCTCGTGGCTCAACTCCACTATTCACCTTCGTCCACCGGCTACTGTCCATGACCCATGGTTGAGCGACGTCTCCGGCCTCACCTATGACGCCTTgccgcaacaccaaccaaAGTTTCGGACTTAGATCTCAACTGAAGTTTGGAGATTCCAAGAGGGCGGAAATGTCGATCCGGACTCGGCGCAGACGCCGGCGACGATTCCACCCTCCCTTTCTTCCACCCACCGAACCAACCCCGAGTTAGCCTGTGATCTAGCCGGCCAAAACTGCACGATAACCGTCCACGAATCGTCACCAGAGAAAAGGAATGGAACAACACACAGGTCGAAGCAGTGACTGGCACGCCTGCTGGGAAGATACCAGCATGGAATGGCCAAGTTCTTAGTGATCCAGAGCAAGGCGTCGAACACTACCGGCCAGACTAGCACATGGTTACGATCCCAAGCGCTGTGAACGGTGGCCATGACACAGCTGATACCCCTTGATGAGTTTGGGATATGATATATCTACGTCGGCGGGGTCCAAGGCTGAAGAGTCCCGATATTCGGTTTCTTCGCCATCCACCCACAGCTGTCACTCGTTTCAGTCTTGCAGGtccgcccccccctcccccttctttcaGTTGCGTCTGCCCTTGGTACAGAAAGACACTCTCTCGtctccagccagccaccATGAAGGCCTCTTCTATCGCTACGGCCTTGGCCGGTGGCATAACCATGCTCTCAGCGGCGGTGCAAGCCGAtccggtgatgatgaactcGTCTGTTCTGGAAGCCCTCCATGAGGCAGACCGGAGGCCACAAGAGCTCATCGGTGACCTTCAATGGCTTAAACCTCGCCAGATGGGCCCCGTTTCCCACTTGATCAGATCAATTCTGGTCGATGGCTTCGATGCTCAATCGAATGAGCATTACCAATACGTACCTCCCTTGCGTTCGGCCGCTTGTGCTCGAGACACTTGCTGCGTCTGGTGGTACATTGCCAAAGAAATGTCACAACTCTTCCGTGGCACTGATGGGCAATGTACAGATGCCGCCCGAGGTGCCATCCGCACCGGATTTCACGATGCCGGCGCGTGGTCCAAGACTACGGGCGATTTCGGGGGTGCTGACGGGTCCATCGTCCATGCACCCGAGGAGATGCTTCGCCGACCAAACAAGGGACTTCAAGAGATTGTTCAACAGTATAAGTTTTGGTACGACCGCTGGAGCCATTTCGGTGTTAGCATGGCCGATTTGATCCAGATGGGCGCCAATGTCGCTACTGTTGTTTGCCCTCTGTAAGTCAATTACATCTTTTGCCTCGTTCTCTACTCCGTCTCACAGGTTGCTGACTCTGCCATCTCAACAGTGGCCCCCGCATCCGCTCCTTTGTTGGCCGCCGAGACAACTTCAAGCCTGCTCCAGACGGACTTCTCCCCAGCCCTTTCGACCCTCCCGACAAGGTCGTCGCCATGTTCCGTGCCAAGACTATCCAACCGCTCAGCCTTGCCGCCCTGCTCGGTGCTCACTCCACCAGCCGCCAACGTTTCTTCAATCCTGCGCGTGCTGGCGCCCCCCAGGACAGCACCCCAGGTGTTTGCGACGTGCTGTTCTACCGCCAGACTCTGGCTGCCCGCTCCCCTCCTGATGTCTTCCGCCTCCCCAGCGATGTCGTCTTGGCTGAGCACCCCCTCCTGTTCCCGGCCTTCAAGGCTTTTGCCGGACCTGGTGGCCAGGCTCTTTGGGCTCATGTAAGCCTTGTCCTCAGCCTTGTTGTGAAATCCCGCTAACAGGAGTGTGTAATAGGAATACGCCCGCGCGTACCTCCGGCTTAGTCTTCTCGGTgttttcaacatcaacaacctgacCGACTGCACCCGGGTGCTACCGCCGAGAACGCTCAAGTGGTGAGGTTGGCACGGCGATACTTGCCGTGGTTGATCGATGGGAAATGGGACGCGCAAGAACATGGCATGGCCTGAGACTATGGAAAAACATCACGGGACTGGACTTGGCTTGGAAAAAggctggaaaagaaggaaggaaaacGGCACAAAATAAGTAAATAAACACTGGGAGCAAGTACTTGGACTGGATGGACATACCGTAGTTGGAAGTAGATCGATTTGCATACCACTACCATAATTCGTTTCACATACTGGATTTTCACTGTTGTTTGTGGAGCAACATCATTGGAAAGCAGCACAAGGTCGACAACATCAATCAGCATGCGGCTTTCGAGCCCTGAGTTCTTGGCACCCCCTTTTCACGCCAAGACTTTCACAGATCCGAAAGCAAAATCCATGATCTATTCTCAGCAAAACAAGCTAACCTAGCAAAGTCTCTTTTCCATATATCACCCAACATCTTCGCCTACCAACATATCATATTGCCTCGCTTTCCTTGACTCCACAATCACATCACACCACCAGTACGcccagcatcatcagcaccaccaccagtactagaccctctcctcctgatCCTCGCGATAATCGCCGGCCTCCTCACCCGCGGACGACCAACAACCGCATCAGCCATCGCAGCAACAACGCCAGACTgcgcaccaccagcaacaccacccccaggaGGCGGAAAccgaccaacaccaccaccaccacccctcctctcatCAATaacaaccaccgccccctccctctcccaccgcctccgcacCCCCCCAGGCGCAGCCCACCGAGCCTGCACCGACGGCCCCAGCGGCGGTCCCTTTCCCCCATCCTTGAACCAATCCTCCGGCTGTTTGTTCTTCGTAGACTTCTTCTCCGGAGTCTCCAGCCTCATCTTACTCATTACAGTCCTCAACCCATCCAAACTGTCCTGGTCGGGGGTGTATAATGCTTGCTGAGGTGGAACTACAAGCTCGTACCTCTGTCTCTGTCTGGGACCAACCGGCGTGAGGACCCGCCGGGTAGTTctccttgctgctggctgcaACGGGgcagaggtggagggggggacaGGGGTGAGGTGGAGGCCTGCTACTTTTGGCGTGAGGACTTTGGTGATATGGTCGTCGGTAGGGCCTGggcgggaaggggtggatgggggaggggcagggggggCGATGACTGCTcctggggggaggatgttgctTTGGAAGTGGAAGactggggggggaggggggccgccgtcgtcggttgctgctgctgctgtggcgatggcggcgatgtaggaggggggtggttgctggggggctggggaggggaggtttgggtttgttgaggggagggggtgcgcGGGGAtgtgggcttggggggtgCGGGAGGATTCGCCTTGGGTTTCGGGTTTGCggcggaggagtttggcgcgtggttgggttgggtcTATGGG from Podospora pseudoanserina strain CBS 124.78 chromosome 1, whole genome shotgun sequence includes:
- a CDS encoding hypothetical protein (EggNog:ENOG503P1FZ; COG:Q; CAZy:AA2), with amino-acid sequence MIYLRRRGPRLKSPDIRFLRHPPTAVTRFSLAGPPPPPPSFSCVCPWYRKTLSRLQPATMKASSIATALAGGITMLSAAVQADPVMMNSSVLEALHEADRRPQELIGDLQWLKPRQMGPVSHLIRSILVDGFDAQSNEHYQYVPPLRSAACARDTCCVWWYIAKEMSQLFRGTDGQCTDAARGAIRTGFHDAGAWSKTTGDFGGADGSIVHAPEEMLRRPNKGLQEIVQQYKFWYDRWSHFGVSMADLIQMGANVATVVCPLGPRIRSFVGRRDNFKPAPDGLLPSPFDPPDKVVAMFRAKTIQPLSLAALLGAHSTSRQRFFNPARAGAPQDSTPGVCDVLFYRQTLAARSPPDVFRLPSDVVLAEHPLLFPAFKAFAGPGGQALWAHEYARAYLRLSLLGVFNINNLTDCTRVLPPRTLKW